In one Mesorhizobium australicum genomic region, the following are encoded:
- the ruvB gene encoding Holliday junction branch migration DNA helicase RuvB: MTLSPRLVSGDKRGEDADGTLRPQTLDEFVGQAAARANLKVFVEAAKGRGEALDHVLFVGPPGLGKTTLAQIMAREMGVNFRSTSGPVIAKAGDLAALLTNLEDRDVLFIDEIHRLNPAVEEILYPAMEDYQLDLIIGEGPAARSVKIDLAKFTLVAATTRLGLITNPLRDRFGIPVRLNFYTVEELELIVRRGARILGLPMSDDGALEIARRARGTPRIAGRLLRRVRDFATVAGSGEVTRRIADEALTRLEVDSLGLDALDRRYLSMIARNFGGGPVGVETIAAGLSEPRDAIEDIIEPYLIQQGFLQRTPRGRVLTAIAWRHLGLEAPRETFVQSTLFEDE, from the coding sequence ATGACCCTCTCCCCCCGCCTCGTCTCGGGCGACAAACGCGGTGAGGACGCGGACGGGACGCTGCGGCCGCAGACGCTCGACGAGTTCGTCGGCCAAGCGGCGGCGCGCGCCAATCTCAAGGTGTTCGTGGAGGCCGCCAAGGGGCGCGGCGAGGCGCTGGACCATGTGCTCTTCGTCGGGCCGCCGGGGCTCGGCAAGACGACGCTGGCGCAGATCATGGCGCGCGAGATGGGCGTCAACTTCCGCTCGACATCCGGCCCCGTGATCGCCAAGGCGGGCGACCTCGCGGCGCTGCTGACCAATCTGGAGGACCGCGACGTCCTGTTCATCGACGAGATCCACCGGCTGAACCCGGCGGTGGAGGAGATCCTCTATCCGGCGATGGAGGACTACCAGCTCGACCTGATCATCGGCGAGGGCCCGGCGGCGCGCTCGGTGAAGATCGACCTGGCGAAGTTCACGCTGGTCGCGGCGACGACGCGCCTCGGCCTGATCACCAATCCGCTGCGCGACCGGTTCGGCATCCCGGTCCGGCTCAACTTCTATACGGTCGAGGAGCTGGAGCTGATCGTGCGGCGTGGGGCGCGCATCCTCGGCCTGCCGATGAGCGACGACGGCGCGCTGGAGATCGCCAGACGCGCCCGCGGCACGCCGCGCATCGCAGGCCGGCTCTTGAGGCGCGTCCGAGATTTCGCCACGGTGGCCGGCTCCGGCGAGGTGACGCGGCGGATCGCCGACGAGGCGCTGACGCGGCTCGAAGTGGACAGCCTCGGCCTCGACGCGCTCGACCGGCGCTATCTCTCGATGATCGCCCGCAATTTCGGCGGCGGGCCGGTGGGCGTCGAGACGATCGCCGCGGGGCTGTCCGAGCCGCGCGATGCGATCGAGGACATCATCGAGCCCTATCTGATCCAGCAGGGCTTCCTCCAGCGCACCCCGCGCGGACGGGTGCTGACCGCGATCGCCTGGCGGCATCTGGGACTGGAGGCGCCGCGGGAGACGTTTGTCCAGTCGACGCTGTTCGAGGACGAGTGA
- a CDS encoding AAA family ATPase, translated as MTKTSTIVPSTFNTTVRLIDGSALQLPVSSSAPLFVVGPNGAGKSGLISTLFRLNHADAVRISAHRQTWMESNAVPFSPQDKIRNEQHTRGQDSQPDARWKEWNSGVRSGLVIADLIESDNKLSRQLADAYRSGNEVEAVKLAAEPQPLAEITELFAGSGISIKLEIGENSTIIASKNGGTPYSIALLSDGERAALLIAGTILTAKKGALILVDEPERHLHASIVTPLLLQLFGKRPDCTFVVSTHELSLPVGMPTAKTVLVRDSKAEGNDVTAWDLDVLEPGIEVDDATKEAIIGSRRKMLFIEGTSTSLDKPLYELLFPGVSIFPRQSCRDVEHAVVSVRDAEAVTWVQAFGIVDQDQISPAQRSSLIAKGIYPLSVYSVESLYYSPTIIAAVAQRQCDVVGEDPAHVMQTASANLVAAIASEVDRLAARMTEQAVKDKISMQMPDWKTIQRGQNVNITVDAQAMYQAEKAQLQSWIAAKDVEKIVGRYPIRETMALAAVVNALQFKSRGQYEAAVRKLASDNESIRATLIGHFGGLVAALA; from the coding sequence GTGACAAAAACTTCAACGATTGTACCCTCCACCTTCAACACGACGGTGCGCCTGATTGATGGGTCGGCTTTACAACTGCCCGTATCTTCGTCTGCTCCGTTGTTCGTGGTCGGGCCAAATGGTGCTGGCAAATCCGGCCTTATATCTACGCTATTCCGCCTCAATCACGCCGATGCCGTTCGTATTTCCGCTCACCGTCAAACGTGGATGGAAAGCAATGCGGTTCCATTCTCACCACAGGACAAGATTAGAAATGAACAACACACTAGGGGTCAAGATAGTCAGCCCGATGCACGTTGGAAAGAGTGGAATTCCGGTGTTCGATCAGGGTTGGTGATTGCCGACCTAATTGAGTCGGACAATAAGCTCTCACGCCAACTCGCAGACGCATACCGATCAGGCAACGAGGTGGAGGCTGTCAAGCTCGCAGCGGAACCCCAGCCACTTGCCGAAATCACTGAGTTATTTGCAGGGTCGGGCATTTCTATCAAACTGGAAATTGGAGAGAACAGCACTATCATTGCTAGCAAAAATGGAGGAACGCCTTACAGCATAGCGCTGCTGTCAGATGGCGAGCGAGCCGCATTGCTGATTGCGGGAACGATTCTGACCGCAAAAAAGGGTGCTCTAATACTTGTCGATGAACCGGAGCGCCACCTCCACGCTTCGATCGTGACGCCACTGCTTTTGCAGCTTTTCGGTAAGCGTCCAGACTGCACTTTCGTTGTTTCTACCCATGAACTCAGTTTGCCAGTTGGCATGCCGACCGCGAAAACCGTTTTGGTTCGCGATTCCAAGGCGGAAGGCAATGATGTCACTGCATGGGACCTAGATGTGCTTGAACCAGGCATTGAGGTCGATGATGCCACCAAGGAGGCTATCATCGGTTCGCGTCGAAAGATGCTCTTCATCGAAGGCACTTCTACCAGCCTCGACAAACCGCTCTATGAATTGCTGTTCCCCGGCGTATCTATCTTCCCGCGTCAGAGCTGCCGAGATGTTGAGCACGCCGTTGTCAGCGTGCGCGACGCTGAGGCGGTCACTTGGGTGCAGGCATTCGGTATAGTCGATCAAGATCAGATTTCGCCGGCTCAGCGCTCTTCTCTTATCGCAAAGGGGATTTACCCACTCTCCGTATACTCAGTCGAGTCCCTCTACTACAGCCCCACGATCATCGCCGCCGTCGCCCAGCGGCAATGTGACGTGGTCGGGGAGGACCCAGCGCACGTGATGCAAACCGCCAGCGCGAATCTCGTTGCTGCGATTGCCTCCGAGGTTGACCGGCTAGCCGCGCGGATGACGGAGCAGGCTGTCAAAGATAAGATTAGCATGCAAATGCCTGACTGGAAGACAATCCAACGCGGCCAGAACGTCAATATCACTGTCGACGCACAGGCGATGTACCAAGCCGAAAAAGCACAATTACAGTCCTGGATTGCCGCGAAAGATGTTGAGAAGATCGTGGGGCGCTATCCAATTCGCGAGACGATGGCGCTAGCCGCCGTTGTGAACGCTCTTCAGTTCAAGAGCCGGGGCCAGTACGAAGCCGCTGTTCGTAAATTGGCTAGTGATAACGAGTCAATCAGGGCAACCCTGATCGGACACTTTGGCGGACTTGTAGCTGCGCTAGCCTAG
- the ybgC gene encoding tol-pal system-associated acyl-CoA thioesterase, whose protein sequence is MADHGESGAPDAIPLAGVLTATGHRHVVRVYYADTDFSGVVYHARYLEFFERGRSDFLRLAGVHHTELADGKHGEKLVWVVRRMEIDFKGSAKIDDVLTIDTITENVSGARIFMAQKLSRDGQVLVEAKIEAAIVSENGRPRRFPKEWVEAFMPQG, encoded by the coding sequence ATGGCCGATCATGGTGAATCGGGCGCGCCCGACGCAATCCCCCTCGCGGGCGTGCTGACGGCCACGGGCCACCGCCACGTGGTGCGGGTCTACTACGCCGACACGGATTTCTCCGGCGTGGTCTACCATGCGCGCTATCTCGAATTCTTCGAGCGCGGCCGCTCCGACTTCCTGCGGCTGGCGGGCGTGCACCACACCGAGCTCGCCGACGGCAAGCACGGCGAGAAGCTGGTCTGGGTGGTGCGCCGCATGGAGATCGACTTCAAGGGCTCGGCCAAGATCGACGACGTGCTGACGATCGACACGATCACCGAAAACGTCTCCGGCGCGCGCATCTTCATGGCGCAGAAACTGTCGCGCGACGGCCAGGTGCTGGTCGAAGCCAAGATCGAGGCGGCGATCGTCTCCGAAAACGGCCGGCCGCGGCGGTTTCCGAAGGAATGGGTCGAGGCGTTCATGCCTCAGGGCTGA
- a CDS encoding glycoside hydrolase family 5 protein — MPFLVRTIKRALTAAAVALAFAAPAAAATFEAHRGINLDIWTTWPDESRWSERDAILPFPEWRKSVTEADLAALKAAGLDFVRMPVDPSPFLSSETDGLRDDLFASVLESARMANAAGLKVIVDLHLMPAGSNRSIGMGQVMQDPALFDRYVELVRRMGRTLAKEDPSRLAFELMNEPTLACQGAEQRDWEDRLTRIFAAARASATRLTLVLSGSCWGTAEGLAALDPKIVPDANVIWSFHSYAPFLLTHQGATWAGDFIPHVTGLPYPLDALPKADLDAAVETIRATIRRDAPWARRSGMLAYLDEQLAALDTPDKLAAALAQPFELVERWAEKNGVPPAQIILGEFGMIRQEYGTRTVVPARYRAAYLHDMISLAEKRGYAWSMWGYGGAFGVVEEFDGRKAEPDVMDMIRGLGRGG, encoded by the coding sequence ATGCCATTTCTCGTGCGGACGATCAAGCGGGCGCTGACGGCGGCGGCCGTGGCGCTGGCATTCGCCGCGCCCGCCGCCGCCGCCACCTTCGAGGCACATCGCGGCATCAACCTCGACATCTGGACGACCTGGCCCGACGAAAGCCGCTGGAGCGAACGCGACGCGATCCTGCCCTTTCCGGAATGGCGCAAGTCCGTCACCGAGGCCGACCTCGCGGCGCTGAAGGCGGCGGGCCTCGATTTCGTGCGCATGCCGGTCGATCCCTCGCCGTTCCTGTCCTCGGAAACGGACGGGCTGCGCGACGACCTGTTCGCCTCGGTGCTCGAGTCGGCCCGCATGGCCAATGCCGCCGGCCTCAAGGTGATCGTCGACCTGCACCTGATGCCCGCCGGCTCCAACCGGTCCATCGGCATGGGCCAGGTGATGCAGGACCCGGCCCTGTTCGACCGCTATGTCGAGCTGGTCCGCCGGATGGGCCGCACGCTGGCGAAGGAAGACCCCTCGCGCCTCGCCTTCGAGCTGATGAACGAGCCGACGCTTGCCTGCCAGGGCGCTGAGCAACGGGACTGGGAGGACCGGCTGACGCGCATCTTCGCCGCCGCGCGGGCGTCGGCCACCCGGCTGACGCTGGTCCTGTCCGGAAGCTGCTGGGGCACGGCGGAGGGCCTTGCGGCGCTCGACCCGAAGATCGTGCCCGACGCCAACGTCATCTGGAGCTTCCACTCCTACGCGCCGTTCCTGCTGACGCATCAGGGCGCGACCTGGGCGGGCGATTTCATCCCCCACGTCACCGGGCTTCCCTATCCGCTCGACGCCCTGCCGAAGGCCGATCTCGACGCGGCGGTCGAGACCATCCGCGCCACCATCCGCCGCGACGCGCCCTGGGCGCGGCGGTCGGGCATGCTCGCCTATCTCGACGAGCAGCTCGCTGCCCTCGACACGCCGGACAAGCTCGCGGCGGCGCTGGCGCAACCCTTCGAGCTCGTCGAGCGATGGGCCGAAAAGAACGGCGTGCCGCCCGCCCAGATCATCCTCGGCGAGTTCGGCATGATCCGCCAGGAATACGGCACCCGGACCGTCGTGCCGGCGCGCTACCGGGCGGCCTACCTGCACGACATGATCTCGCTGGCCGAAAAGCGCGGCTACGCCTGGTCGATGTGGGGCTACGGCGGCGCCTTCGGCGTCGTCGAGGAATTCGACGGCCGCAAGGCCGAGCCGGACGTGATGGACATGATCCGCGGGCTCGGACGTGGCGGCTGA